In Desulfovibrio sp. UIB00, the sequence CTCGATGCCCTGACCGATACGGTTGGGGCCGCCACCAAGAATGAGCACCTTGCGGCGGTCTTCCACCTTGATTTCTTCGCCCCGTTCGTAGGTGGAGTAGAAATAGGGGGTGTAGGCCTCAAATTCCGCCGCGCAGGTATCCACCAGATAGTAGGTGGGTTCCACGTGCATTTCCTTGCGCATGCGGCGTATGTCGGCCTCGGGCATCTTCCACATTTCCGCCAGCTGGCGGTCGGAGAAGCCGTATTCCTTGGCTTCGCGCAGCATGTCGGCAAGAGCGGCGTTGGCCGTGGTCATGTCGTTGGCAAGGCCAAAGTTGCTGATGCGCTTTTCCATCTCCACGATGTCGCGCACCTGGCGGATAAACCAGGGATCAATGGCGGAAACCGCAAAGATTTCTTCTTCGCTGATGCCAGCCACAATGGCCTGCCGCAGCGAAAAAATACGCTTGGAGTTGGGGCGGTGCAGGGATTCCAGAATGGTTTCGCGGTCGGGCAGCTCGGAGCGGAAGCTGTAGCCCAGGCCCGTTGCGCCGATTTCCATGGAGCGCAGGCCCTTCTGCAAGGCTTCCTTGAAGGTGCGGCCAATGCTCATGGCCTCGCCCACGCTCTTCATGGCGGTGGTGAGCTCGTCCTTGGCGCCGGGGAATTTTTCAAAGGTGAAGCGCGGGATTTTCACAACGCAGTAGTCGATGGCGGGCTCAAAGCTCGCCACGGTCTCGCGGGTGATATCGTTGCGCAGCTCGTCAAGGGTGTAGCCCACGGCCAGCTTGGCGGCGATTTTGGCGATGGGGAAGCCCGTGGCCTTGGAGGCCAGCGCGGACGAACGCGACACGCGGGGGTTCATTTCGATAACCACAATCTCGCCGTTGGCCGGATTGAGACCGAACTGCACGTTACTGCCGCCCGTTTCCACGCCGATTTCGCGCATGATGGCAATGGAGGCATCGCGCAGGTTCTGGTATTCGGCGTCGGAGAGGGTCTGCACCGGGGCCACGGTGATGGAGTCGCCCGTGTGCACACCCATGGGATCAAAGTTTTCAATGGCGCAGATGATGACGCAGTTGTCCTTGGCGTCACGCATCACTTCCATTTCGATTTCTTTCCAGCCAAGCACGCTCTGCTCGATCATGACTTCAGAGGTGGGGCTGGCCGAAAGACCGCTGGCGGCAATGGCTTCCAGGTCTTCCATGTTGTAGGCCACACCGCCGCCGGTGCCGCCAAGCGTAAAGGCCGGGCGAATGATCAGCGGGAAGGGCAGCACGTTGCCGAGCTGACGCGCTTCTTCAATGGTGCGGGCAATGCCGCTGGCGGGCATTTTAAGGCCGATCTTTTCCATGGCTTCGCGGAAAAGCTCGCGGCTTTCTGCCTTTTCAATCACGTCGGCGCGCGCGCCGATGAGCTCAACGCCGCATTCCGCCAAAACGCCGCTCTTGGCAAGCCCAAGAGCGGCGTTCAAAGCCGTCTGACCGCCAAGCGTAGGCAAGAGCGCATCGGGGCGTTCTTTTCGGATGATTGCGGCAAGGGTCTCCTGCTCGATGGGTTCCACATAGGTGGCGTCAGCCATATGCGGATCGGTCATGATGGTAGCCGGATTGGAATTGACCAGCACCACCTCGTACCCTTCTTCCTTGAGGGCCTTCACGGCCTGGGAACCGGAGTAGTCAAACTCGCAGCCCTGGCCGATGATGATGGGGCCCGCGCCGATGACAAGAATTTTGTGTAAATCCGAACGCTTGGGCATTGAACTTTCCTGCGGATTTTGGAGATCAGAGGTAATGACGCGGCACAGGCGCGCCGATTTGCATAAAACGATTGTTTTTATTCCACAGCTGGTATAAAAGTCAAGTTTTTCCTTCGGCCAAATGAATACACACCCTTGCAGGCATGCCGCCGCGCGCCCGCCAAGCCTGAATCAGAGGGTTTTACCCTGCCCGGCCGGCATGCCGTGGGCACAAAGCCCTTGCCTCGCAGTTTTTTTTGCGCAATAATTTTTCCCTTGAATCCACAAGGGGAGCACCACATGCAGAATGTAAAAAAAGTCGTCCTCGCCTATTCGGGCGGGCTTGATACTTCCGTTATCCTTAAATGGCTCATTGAGACCTACAAGTGTGAGGTCATTGCAGTTACCGCCGATCTGGGCCAGCCCGAAGACCTCACGGGCGTGGAAGAAAAAGCGCTCAAGACCGGCGCTTCCAAGGCCTACGTGCTTGATCTGCGCGAAGAAATGGCCAAGGACTTTGTATTCCCCATGATGCGCGGCGCTGCCCGCTACGAAAACCGCTATCTGCTGGGCACCTCCATCGCCCGCCCGCTCATCGCCAAGGCCCTTGTGGACATCGCCCGCAAGGAAGGCGCGGACGCCGTGGCCCACGGCGCTACAGGCAAGGGCAACGATCAGGTGCGTTTTGAATTTGCCGTCAGCGCTCTTGCGCCCGACCTCAAGGTCATCGCCCCCTGGCGCGAATGGGATCTCATGTCGCGCACGGCCCTCACGGCCTTTGCCGCAAAGCACGGCATCCATATCTCCAGCGAAGCCAAGCGCTACAGCATGGACGCCAACATGATGCACACGAGCTTTGAAGGCAGCGAGCTGGAAAATCCCGGCAGCGCGCCCGATGCCTCGTGCCATCAGCGCTGCGTGCCCGTGGAAGAAGCGCCCGACACCCCCGAGATCATCAGTGTGGATTTCGAGCAGGGCAACCCTGTGGCCGTCAACGGTCAGCGCCTCTCCCCCGCCGCCATCATCAAGACCCTCAGCGAAATGGCCGGACGTAACGGCATTGGCCGCGACGACATGGTCGAAAACCGCTTTGTGGGCATGAAGTGCCGTGGCGTGTACGAAAACCCCGCAGGCACCCTGCTGTTTGCCCTGCACCGCGACCTTGAAGGCATCTGCATGGACCGCGAACTGCTCGGCATCCGCGACATGCTGGCCGTGCGCTACTCGCAGTGCGTGTACAATGGATTCTGGTATTCGCCCGAACGCGAAACCATGCAGGCCTTTATGGACAAGTCGCAGGAATGCGTCACCGGCACCGTGCGCGCCAAACTCTACAAGGGCGGCGTGTGGCCCCTGGCCCGCACCTCCCCCAACTCGCTCTTCTCCGAAGATCTGGCCACCTTTGAAGGCGGCAACTACGATCACAAGGATGCCGCTGGCTTTATCCGCCTCAACAGCCTGCGCCTGCGCCTGCACGCCGCAGTGCAGAGCAAGCTCGGCAAGTAGACTGAAACACCCCGCATGCCGGCGTATTCGCAAAGCTGCATGCGGGGGTGTTGTATATCGGGCGCTTTCCCCGGAGCCTGCGCCATCCCGGGCTCGGCCATTAGCGGCATTGCCGCATATTTTGCAGAGATTTGACGGGACAGGTTCCGGGGGAAGCGGCGTTCGCCACGAGCAACGCGGCTTCCCCCGATTCATTTTTTACAGAAAACGGACAGACCATGAAGACCAACCAGAGCTGGGGCGGCCGCTTTGCCGAAGGCCCCAAGGAAGCCGTGGCCCAGTATACGGATTCACAATCCTACGACAGGGCGCTCTACGCCCAGGATATCCGCGCGTCACAGGCGCATGCCCGCATGCTGGGCCGTCAGGGCGTCATCAGCCAGAACGAGGCGCGGATTCTGGTCAACGGTCTGGACCGTGTGCGCGAAGAAATAGAAGCTGGCAACTTTGTGTGGAAGCCCGAGCTGGAAGACGTGCACATGAATATTGAAGCGCGCCTCACCGAGCTTGTGGGAGATGTGGGCAAAAAACTGCACACGGGCCGCAGCCGCAACGATCAGGTGGGCCTGACATTCCGCCTCTTTGTGGCCGACCGCCTCGAAACCTGGCGTCAGCGCGCGGCCCTGCTGTGCTCCGTGCTGGCCGACAAGGCCGCTGCGCACAAGACGGACATCCTGCCAGGCTGCACCCATCTGCAACCGGCCCAGCCCGTAAGCCTTGCCCACCACCTGCTGGCCTATGCCTGGATGTTCCGCCGCGACGCCATGCGGCTCGAAGACACCCTTGAACGCGTGCGCATTTCCCCCCTTGGCGCGGCTGCTCTGGCTGGAACAACCTACCCTCTCGACCCGCAGAGCGTGGCGGACGAAGTGGGTTTTGCAGAAATTTACGGCAACTCCATGGACGCCGTTTCTGACCGCGATTTTGTGCTTGAAGCCCTTTTTGACGGCTCGACCATCATGATGCACCTCTCGCGCCTGTGCGAAGAGATCATCCTCTGGGCCAACCCCGCCTTTGGTTTTGTGCGCCTTTCTGACGGCTATTCCACTGGCTCGTCCATCATGCCGCAAAAGAAAAACCCTGACGTTGCCGAACTCATGCGCGGCAAGACCGGGCGCGTCTACGGGGCGCTGACGGGCCTGCTCACGGTCATGAAGGGTCTGCCCCTGGCCTACAACCGCGACATGCAGGAAGACAAGGAAGGTTTCCTTGACGCCGACCGCACCGTTGAAGCCTCGCTGCGCCTCATGGCGGGCATGCTGGAAGAACTGACCTTCCGCACTGACCGCATGCGCGAGGCCTGCAAGGCTGGCTTCCTCAACGCCACCGAACTGGCGGACTACCTCGTGGGCAAGGGTATTCCCTTCCGCGAGGCGCACCACATCACAGGCCAGGCCGTGGCTATGGCCGAGAAGGCTGGCAAAGGCCTTGAAGACCTCAGCCTTGGCGAACTCCTGAGCCTTGAACCGCGCATTGAGGACTCGGTTTTTGCCATTCTGGAATATGCCGCAGCCGTGAGCCGCCGCGAAACCCCCGGCGGTACCGGCCCCCGCTCTGTGGAAACACAGCTTGAACAGATCCACCAGTGGCTTGGGCAGAATCTGGGCGAGGAAAACTGAGCACGGAGCCGAACGCCATGTCCATTTTTGATATCGAAAACCGACAAGATATGGGGGCGGAAGCCCCCTCAGCCGTGAGCTGGCCCCAGTGGGCCGAAGACGCGCGGCTGGACGACGACCTCGCCGCAGCGGCCTATGAGGCCACGCCTGCTCCCCTGCGCGCCGCTGTCAAGACAGGGCTGGCTCTGGCCCACATGCACTTTGGCGAGTCCACCACCAGCCAGCGTAATGAGGTGCGCAACGCGCATCTGGGCTTCTGGCGGCGTTCCATCGCGCACCCCGCGCCCTGGGCGGTCGTTGCCTTTACGCCCGCATACGCCGCTGCGGCCCGTCTTGCCGCAGCCTGCATGCCCGCCCTGCTTGGCGGCGTGCCCCTTGTGGGGGCCGTGTGCGTGGGCGGCGCGCCCGGCAGGAATGCTCTGGTCACGTTGGAGCTGGCAGGCGTGGAAGATATTTTTGTCATGGACAGCGCAAACCTCTGCACCCTGCTGGAAGAAACCCAGCCAGGGCCGGGGCGGCTGGTGCTGCTGCACAGGGGCGAGCTTGACGGCGTGGCCGGAGCCGCACGGGCGCTGGAACTGCCCTGCTACGAGGAACGGCGTTCGCCCATCCTGTGCCTGCCCAAGCCCGAAGCCTTTGACCTTGAAGCGCTGGCCTTTGCGCAGGCCGAGGCTCTGGAAACTGCGCTCGACACCTCCTTGCGCCTCACCCCTGACGCCACCTACCTTGCACCCGTGGCAGCCCTTGGGCATTGCCGCGAGCGCCGCACCGGGCCATTCCCCTATAGTGGCGCGCCCGCGCTCACGCCAGGCTGCGAGGGCTTCTGGCTGCACCCCGGCCTCACGCCCGATTTCTTCCGCGTGCAGCGGCAGGCATTCGGGCTGCTGTAATCCAGCTCTATGCAACATTTGCGCGGCGCACAGTTCATCAGCCGCCCTCAATTGATTCTTCGCAAAAAGGCTCTTTGCAAGCTGGCTGCCCAGCCTCCCCGCACAGCATGGGGAAGCTGCGGCGGCCAGCCTTGCCCTGCGCCTGAAAAAGCCGTAATCATTCAGAAACACCTCTCCTTGGGAGCAAAGCCATGCCCAGCATCAAGCATATCCGCAACATAGGCATTATTGCCCATATCGACGCGGGCAAGACCACGCTTTCCGAGCGCATGCTGTTCTACAGCCGCAAAATCCACCGCATGGGCGAGGTGCACAACGGCTCGGCCACCATGGACTACATGCCGGAGGAGCAGGAACGCGGCATCACCATCATGTCTGCCTGCACCACCTGCCAGTGGGGCGAAAATACCATCAACCTCATCGACACGCCCGGTCATGTGGACTTTACCATTGAGGTGGAGCGCGCCCTGCGCGTGCTGGACGGGGCCGTGGGCGTGTTCTGCGCCGTGGGCGGGGTTGAGCCGCAGTCGGAAACCGTGTGGCGGCAGTCGGAAGATTTCAACGTTCCCAAGATCGCCTTTATCAACAAGATAGACCGGCTGGGCGCGGATTTTGAGGCCGTACTCGAGGCCATGCGCCAGCGCCTGCAAACCAACGCCGTTGCCGTGACCATCCCCCTTGGGCAGGGCGAGGATTTCCGCGCCGTGCTTGACCTTGTGAACGAGCAAAGCCTGACGTTTGATCCGGCGGATCAGGGCCAGACCATGCACCGCGCGCCCTTCACCAAAGAAGAAGCCGCCATCGCCGCCCCCTGGCGCGAAATTCTGCTGGAAAAGCTTGGCGAAGCCGACGATGCCTTTGTGGAACCCTATCTTGAAGGCACCTTCACCCTGGCCGACATCAACGCGGCCCTGCGGCGCGCCACGCTGGCCCGCACGCTCACACCCGTTTTCTGCGGCTCTGCCCTGCGCAACATGGGTGTACAGCCCGTACTTGATGCCGTGTGCGCCCTGCTGCCCTCGCCCGCCGATGTCCCGGCCCCGGTGGGGCATGATGCCGATGGTCGGGAAATCATTGTGGAAGCAACGCCCGATGCCCCTGCTGCGGCGCTGGTTTTTAAAGTGCTCATGGAAAATGGCCGCAAGCTGGCCTTTGTACGCATGTACGCGGGCCGCATCCGCGAGGGCGAAAGCCTGCGCAATACCGCCAGCGGCAAGGATGACCGCCTGGGCCGCATCTACCGCCCCCATGCCGACAGGCGGGAACAGGTGGAAAGCGCCGAAGCGGGCGAAATCGTGGTCGTGGTGGGCCTGCGCGGGCATACGGGCGAAACCTATACTGCCCGGGAGCGGCAGCTTGCGCTGGAAAGCATAGATGCCTACGCGCCCGTCATCACCCTTGCGCTGGAACCCCGCAATGCGGACGAAGGCAAGATTCTGGACGAAGCGCTGGCGCGCTATACGGAAGAAGACCCCACCCTGCTGGCGCGGCTGGATGACGACACAGGCTCCCGCATGGTTTCCGGCATGGGCGAGCTGCATCTGGACGTTCTGCTGGAGCGCATGCAGCGCGAATACGGCATCAGCCCCCGCGCGGGCAATCCGCAGGTTGTGCTGCGCGAAACCGTGCGCAAGGAGGCCGAGGCGGCTTCTGTTTTTGACCGCGAAATGGGCAAGGAGCGCCATCAGGGCTCTGCGGCCCTACGCGTTGCGCCGCGCACCCGAGGCACGGGCAACGTGGTTGAAGTGGGCGACTTTTTACCGCAGGATGCCGCCGAAGCCCGCAAAATTCTGCCCAGGGTCTATCTGGACGCTGCCCTTGAAGGTGTGCGCGATGCCCTGCAATGCGGTGATCTGACAGGCTACCCCATTGAAGATGTGGCAGTGACTCTTACCGCAGTGGGCAGGCAGGAAGGCCTGACAACGGTTCCCGGTTGCCGCATGGCCGCCGGGCAAGCCCTGCGCGAGGCGCTGGCGGCGGCAACTCCCGTGGTACTTGAGCCTGTGATGCGCGTGGAAATTACCGTGCCGGAAGACTTCCTCGGCGCGTCCATCACATTGTTCACCACCTGCGGCGGCAAGGTTGAGGACATGGAAGACCACGGCGGGCGCAAAACCCTGCGTGGCACCGCCCCCCTGCGCCGCCTGTTCGGCTTTTCCACCGCCCTGCGCTCGGCCACACAGGGCCGCGCCGGGCTGGTAATGACCTTTGACCGCTTTGACCTGCCCTGAGGAACCATGCAGCACCAAGAATCTACACACGGCCAGCCCCGCGCAAAAAAAAGCCTCGGCCAGCACTTTTTGAAGCGCGAAGACATCTGCCGCCGTATTGCCACGCTGCTGCTGCCCAAGCCCGAAGATATGGTGCTTGAGATCGGCCCAGGCCCAGGCGCGCTGACCCGCGCCATTGAGGAACAGCCCCACGCCCGCCTGCTGCTGCTTGAAAAAGACCGCCACTGGGCGGCTGAGCGCCAGCGCCTTGGCGAGGCCCGCACCCAGGCGGTGCTGACAGATGCCCTGCGTTTTGATTGGCGGCGCATCACGCCCGATAAACCGTGGAAGGTCATAGGCAACCTGCCCTACAACGTGGCTTCGCCCCTCATATGGGACATTGTTTCGCGCGCAACGGGCTGGCAGCGCGCGGCCTTTATGGTGCAAAAAGAGGTGGGCCAGAGGTTGGCTGCACAGCCCAATACCAATCACTACGGCGCGCTTTCGGTCTGGGTGCAAAGCTACGCCCGCCCGCGCATGGAATTTATTGTGGGGCCGGGGGCCTTCAGCCCGCCGCCCAAGGTGGATTCTGCCGTGCTCTCTTTTGATCCTCTGCCGCCAGAGCGCAGGCCAGCTCACCCCGAGATTCTGTCTCGCCTCTTGCGCGTGTGCTTCCAGCAGCGCCGCAAACAGCTTGGCGGCGTTTTCAGACGCAGCGGTCAGCCGGGGCTTGAAGCCGCGCTGGAAAAGACAGGCATCGACCCAAGCTTGCGCCCGGAAGCCCTCGCCAATAAAGATTTTCAGGCTCTTGCCGCTTTTTGGGCCGAGCAGCTTGACAATAATGCATAAAAAGTTTTGAGTTTACGCACTGTCTTTTAGAACGTAACGCTTGGCGGCTTTTGCCGCCTGAGCTTGCTGGCAGAACAACTCAAGCCGGGGAATTTTCAGGAGGATGTGCTGATGACTAAAGCTGATCTGGTTGAAAAAATCGCCGCCAAGGCAAACCTGACCAAGGCTGCCGCCGAGCGTGCCCTCAATGCTTTTCTTGCTTCTGTGGAAGACGCTCTTGTAAAAGAGTCCAAACTGACCCTTACGGGTTTTGGCACCTTTGCGGTAGAAACCCGCAAAGCTCGTCAGGGGCGCAACCCGCGCACCGGCGATACGCTGACCATTCCCGCCTGCAAAATTCTCAAATTCCGTCCCGGCAAAATGCTCAAGGACTCCCTGAATTAAGCTTGAGCCGTTATGCCCTGGCATAGCGGCTTTTGATTTGCGCCAGCAGCCGCAAGGCTGTTGTCGACTGCTTTTGCCCAGCGCAAGGCAGAGAAGCGCTTCGCCAACGGTGCACCCGGTGCCCCCTGCAAGATACCTCTTTGCCTTGCCGCTGGGAATCAGCAATTTGAAAAGCTGCCACCTTTTGCGGAAAATATTCATTTTCCCGCACTTGAGGCTTGCCTTTTTCTAAAGTGCGGGCTAAAAGAGCAGTTCATATTTTGCGGGCCATGGTCTAGAGCCGTGCCCCACCGCCGAAGGGGGTGATTTTCTTGCCCGGAGTTTTTCTTAACGACGACGACTATAACTTCGATATCGCACTGCGCCGCTTTAAGAAGCAGGTAGAAAAGGCGGGCGTTCTTTCTGAAATGAAGAAGCGCCAGCACTACGAAAAGCCCAGCGTTATGCGTAAAAAGAAGAAGGCCGCCGCCCGGAAGCGGCTGATGAAAAAGATCAGGAAGATGAACATGGCCTAGGCAACAATGCCTTGCGCCGCTTTGCAGGGCATTGCCCGGTAAACGGCAGGCCGCGCGATGCAAAGCCATCGCTCCGTTCATTCGGCCAGTTATGCGGGAGGCCCCTCGGGCTTCCCGCGTTTTCTGCTTTTCTCCACCCTCCACCCCACCACCGCCATGACTGTCACCACCACGCTTTTTGAGCAGATCGACGTTGACTATATCAAAGCCTACAAAGCCAAGGACAGTGTGCGCCTTACCGTGCTGCGCCTTCTCAAGACGGCGGTGAAGAATCGCCTGGTGGAACTCAAGCGCCCCGGCGGCAGCCTTGCCGACGAAGAAATGCTTGATATCATCATCAAGGAAGGCAAGCAGCGGCAGGATTCCATCGACCAGTTCACGGCAGCAGGCCGCACCGATCTGGCCGACAAAGAAGCGGCGGAGCTTGTCATTCTCAAGGAATACCTGCCCAAGCCTCTTTCGCCAGAAGAACTTGCAGCCCTTATTGACGCCACCGTGGCCGAAGTGGGCGCAACTTCCCCCAAGGATATGGGCAAGGTCATTTCTGCCATCATGGCGGGCCACAAAGGCCGTGTAGACGGCAAGGCTCTTTCGGAAGCCGTCAAAAAACGCCTCCAGCCGTAGCTTCAGGCGCATTCCACCTGGGGAAAACCCCCGTTTCAGTGTCCCGTTTTGAGTTGGCATGCAATCTTGCGGGAGTCGCCTCGTTTTGGAGCAAACAGCCTTGAGCAGCTCACTTCCGCCCCTTGGGCGACTGCCCGAAAGCTCCGCAGCTACAGCTGCGTTTGCCGGGTAATTTTGCTGCTGCGCAAGGGCAGACTGCCCAACGGCTCACGATTTTTTTCCGCACCACGGGCAAGCGCCGTTTTTTGCGCGCAAACCCAATGCTTTAAGGCAGTTCACGCATGATTCACGCCCGCACGCTCAACGCCCTTGAATTTCACCGCATTGCAGACCACCTTTCGGAATTGTGCCTTTCCGGCGTTGGTCGGGAACGCGCCAGGGCCATTGCCCCCCTTGAAGATGCAGAGGCTGTAACGCTTGCCGCGCGCATCTATGAGGAAGCCGCCGACTGGGCCAGCCGCCCAGCCGCAGGCGGCGCTGTTTTCTGCGTCTGTTCCTTCCCCGATGTCAGCGGCATGCTGCGCGCTGCGGCCACCAGCCGCGCCCACGCCTTTCAGCCCGATGTAGATGCTTTCTGGGCGTTACGCGAGGTGCTGCGCCTTGCCAGGGACGCCCACGCTTCCATTGCCCAGCCAGAAGCCGCCACCCGCTGGCCGCATCTTATGGCCATGGCCGATGGCTCTCCTCTGCCGGTTCAGCTCACTGCGGCCCTTTTGCGCTGTATTTCTGACGACGGCCTGCTGCGTGATGAAAGCTCGCCCGAGCTGTACCGCCTGCGCGGCGAACTGCGCCGCCTGCACCAAAGCTGCATGCGCAAGGTCAAGGACTTTGCCCAGCAGTACAACATGCTGGCATACCTGCAAGACGAGTTCATGACCCTCTCGTCCGACCGTTACGTGCTGCCCCT encodes:
- the carB gene encoding carbamoyl-phosphate synthase large subunit, with the protein product MPKRSDLHKILVIGAGPIIIGQGCEFDYSGSQAVKALKEEGYEVVLVNSNPATIMTDPHMADATYVEPIEQETLAAIIRKERPDALLPTLGGQTALNAALGLAKSGVLAECGVELIGARADVIEKAESRELFREAMEKIGLKMPASGIARTIEEARQLGNVLPFPLIIRPAFTLGGTGGGVAYNMEDLEAIAASGLSASPTSEVMIEQSVLGWKEIEMEVMRDAKDNCVIICAIENFDPMGVHTGDSITVAPVQTLSDAEYQNLRDASIAIMREIGVETGGSNVQFGLNPANGEIVVIEMNPRVSRSSALASKATGFPIAKIAAKLAVGYTLDELRNDITRETVASFEPAIDYCVVKIPRFTFEKFPGAKDELTTAMKSVGEAMSIGRTFKEALQKGLRSMEIGATGLGYSFRSELPDRETILESLHRPNSKRIFSLRQAIVAGISEEEIFAVSAIDPWFIRQVRDIVEMEKRISNFGLANDMTTANAALADMLREAKEYGFSDRQLAEMWKMPEADIRRMRKEMHVEPTYYLVDTCAAEFEAYTPYFYSTYERGEEIKVEDRRKVLILGGGPNRIGQGIEFDYCCCHASFALRDAGVMAIMANSNPETVSTDYDTSDRLYFEPLTFEDVMNIVEKEKPEGVIVQFGGQTPLNLAVPLMRAGVPILGTSPDAIDRAEDRERFQALIEKLELLQPPNGTAMSLEDALEVAERITYPVVVRPSYVLGGRAMAVVYDAAELKDYFHVQVPQKPEHPILIDKFLEHAVEVDVDALSDGKEVYVAGIMEHIEEAGIHSGDSACVLPSYSLSYDHVARIAVQAEALARELKVVGLMNIQFAIKGDDIYILEVNPRASRTAPFVSKATGVPLPYLATQVMLGKTLEELDPWSMRKGGFTCVKEAVLPFQRFPGVDVILGPEMHSTGEVMGMGSNFGEAFLKSQLGAGQVLPQGGKLFLSVNDRDKPYLPEVADMFAKLGFHLLATRGTAAVLREHGLEVEEVLKVYEGRPNIVDLLINHEVALVINTASGKHTARDSKAIRHAALTYKVPYCTTIAAARATATAIGSRRAETHVESLQEYYAREARG
- a CDS encoding argininosuccinate synthase, with translation MQNVKKVVLAYSGGLDTSVILKWLIETYKCEVIAVTADLGQPEDLTGVEEKALKTGASKAYVLDLREEMAKDFVFPMMRGAARYENRYLLGTSIARPLIAKALVDIARKEGADAVAHGATGKGNDQVRFEFAVSALAPDLKVIAPWREWDLMSRTALTAFAAKHGIHISSEAKRYSMDANMMHTSFEGSELENPGSAPDASCHQRCVPVEEAPDTPEIISVDFEQGNPVAVNGQRLSPAAIIKTLSEMAGRNGIGRDDMVENRFVGMKCRGVYENPAGTLLFALHRDLEGICMDRELLGIRDMLAVRYSQCVYNGFWYSPERETMQAFMDKSQECVTGTVRAKLYKGGVWPLARTSPNSLFSEDLATFEGGNYDHKDAAGFIRLNSLRLRLHAAVQSKLGK
- the argH gene encoding argininosuccinate lyase, translating into MKTNQSWGGRFAEGPKEAVAQYTDSQSYDRALYAQDIRASQAHARMLGRQGVISQNEARILVNGLDRVREEIEAGNFVWKPELEDVHMNIEARLTELVGDVGKKLHTGRSRNDQVGLTFRLFVADRLETWRQRAALLCSVLADKAAAHKTDILPGCTHLQPAQPVSLAHHLLAYAWMFRRDAMRLEDTLERVRISPLGAAALAGTTYPLDPQSVADEVGFAEIYGNSMDAVSDRDFVLEALFDGSTIMMHLSRLCEEIILWANPAFGFVRLSDGYSTGSSIMPQKKNPDVAELMRGKTGRVYGALTGLLTVMKGLPLAYNRDMQEDKEGFLDADRTVEASLRLMAGMLEELTFRTDRMREACKAGFLNATELADYLVGKGIPFREAHHITGQAVAMAEKAGKGLEDLSLGELLSLEPRIEDSVFAILEYAAAVSRRETPGGTGPRSVETQLEQIHQWLGQNLGEEN
- the fusA gene encoding elongation factor G is translated as MPSIKHIRNIGIIAHIDAGKTTLSERMLFYSRKIHRMGEVHNGSATMDYMPEEQERGITIMSACTTCQWGENTINLIDTPGHVDFTIEVERALRVLDGAVGVFCAVGGVEPQSETVWRQSEDFNVPKIAFINKIDRLGADFEAVLEAMRQRLQTNAVAVTIPLGQGEDFRAVLDLVNEQSLTFDPADQGQTMHRAPFTKEEAAIAAPWREILLEKLGEADDAFVEPYLEGTFTLADINAALRRATLARTLTPVFCGSALRNMGVQPVLDAVCALLPSPADVPAPVGHDADGREIIVEATPDAPAAALVFKVLMENGRKLAFVRMYAGRIREGESLRNTASGKDDRLGRIYRPHADRREQVESAEAGEIVVVVGLRGHTGETYTARERQLALESIDAYAPVITLALEPRNADEGKILDEALARYTEEDPTLLARLDDDTGSRMVSGMGELHLDVLLERMQREYGISPRAGNPQVVLRETVRKEAEAASVFDREMGKERHQGSAALRVAPRTRGTGNVVEVGDFLPQDAAEARKILPRVYLDAALEGVRDALQCGDLTGYPIEDVAVTLTAVGRQEGLTTVPGCRMAAGQALREALAAATPVVLEPVMRVEITVPEDFLGASITLFTTCGGKVEDMEDHGGRKTLRGTAPLRRLFGFSTALRSATQGRAGLVMTFDRFDLP
- the rsmA gene encoding 16S rRNA (adenine(1518)-N(6)/adenine(1519)-N(6))-dimethyltransferase RsmA, whose product is MQHQESTHGQPRAKKSLGQHFLKREDICRRIATLLLPKPEDMVLEIGPGPGALTRAIEEQPHARLLLLEKDRHWAAERQRLGEARTQAVLTDALRFDWRRITPDKPWKVIGNLPYNVASPLIWDIVSRATGWQRAAFMVQKEVGQRLAAQPNTNHYGALSVWVQSYARPRMEFIVGPGAFSPPPKVDSAVLSFDPLPPERRPAHPEILSRLLRVCFQQRRKQLGGVFRRSGQPGLEAALEKTGIDPSLRPEALANKDFQALAAFWAEQLDNNA
- a CDS encoding HU family DNA-binding protein; amino-acid sequence: MTKADLVEKIAAKANLTKAAAERALNAFLASVEDALVKESKLTLTGFGTFAVETRKARQGRNPRTGDTLTIPACKILKFRPGKMLKDSLN
- the rpsU gene encoding 30S ribosomal protein S21, translated to MPGVFLNDDDYNFDIALRRFKKQVEKAGVLSEMKKRQHYEKPSVMRKKKKAAARKRLMKKIRKMNMA
- a CDS encoding GatB/YqeY domain-containing protein, which encodes MTVTTTLFEQIDVDYIKAYKAKDSVRLTVLRLLKTAVKNRLVELKRPGGSLADEEMLDIIIKEGKQRQDSIDQFTAAGRTDLADKEAAELVILKEYLPKPLSPEELAALIDATVAEVGATSPKDMGKVISAIMAGHKGRVDGKALSEAVKKRLQP